The proteins below come from a single Cerasicoccus sp. TK19100 genomic window:
- a CDS encoding TatD family hydrolase → MRKNRVLPLREIIIVPQPRRPFNAAMDLIDSHCHFEKFHQRGQVGAIIARAAELGVNRFINIGTSMDDWALYRDLARKHLGKLFWTAGLHPCHVEEDWRDHVTALSTYWTDDPAPVALGEIGLDNFHLPKYPDEAAEVKKRQADAFRAQLDMAFQFDAPIVVHSRNAFDETMAILEEKQFPGEKVVFHCFAEGPEEMKRLYAYGGRASFTGIVTYKSAENVRQAVIEQGIERIMVETDAPYLAPVPHRGKECEPGYTRYTAEKCAELLGLSLEDFATRATANTEAFFGLK, encoded by the coding sequence GTGAGAAAAAACCGCGTCCTGCCTCTCCGCGAAATCATCATTGTCCCGCAGCCGCGCCGTCCCTTCAATGCCGCCATGGATTTAATCGACAGCCATTGTCACTTTGAGAAGTTTCACCAGCGCGGCCAGGTGGGTGCCATCATTGCGCGGGCAGCAGAGCTCGGCGTGAACCGCTTTATCAACATCGGCACCTCGATGGACGACTGGGCGCTGTATCGCGACCTCGCGCGCAAACATCTGGGCAAGCTTTTCTGGACCGCCGGGCTGCACCCCTGCCATGTCGAGGAGGACTGGCGCGACCACGTGACCGCGCTCTCGACCTACTGGACGGATGACCCCGCGCCCGTCGCCTTGGGTGAGATCGGCCTCGATAATTTCCACCTGCCCAAGTATCCCGACGAAGCCGCCGAGGTAAAAAAACGCCAGGCTGATGCCTTCCGTGCGCAGCTCGACATGGCCTTCCAGTTTGATGCGCCCATCGTGGTCCACTCGCGCAACGCCTTCGACGAAACCATGGCTATTCTCGAGGAGAAACAGTTCCCCGGCGAGAAGGTGGTGTTCCACTGCTTCGCCGAGGGGCCCGAGGAAATGAAGCGCCTGTATGCCTACGGTGGCCGCGCGTCCTTCACGGGCATTGTGACCTACAAGAGCGCGGAAAACGTTCGCCAGGCCGTGATCGAGCAAGGCATTGAGCGCATCATGGTCGAGACCGACGCGCCTTACCTCGCGCCGGTTCCCCACCGCGGTAAGGAATGCGAGCCCGGCTACACGCGTTACACCGCCGAGAAATGTGCGGAGCTGTTGGGGCTTTCGTTGGAAGATTTCGCCACCCGGGCAACGGCCAATACCGAGGCGTTTTTCGGGCTGAAATAA
- a CDS encoding (2Fe-2S) ferredoxin domain-containing protein, which produces METLFICRKCSKPKADTVLGKARSGKKLYQKLAAREDLPFRVRPCKCLGQCKKGPNGLCLPGKIRLNHLSVKAVKAMRE; this is translated from the coding sequence TTGGAAACGCTTTTCATTTGCCGAAAATGCTCGAAGCCCAAGGCGGACACGGTCTTGGGCAAGGCCCGCAGCGGCAAGAAGCTGTATCAGAAGCTCGCCGCACGCGAGGATTTGCCGTTTCGCGTGCGCCCTTGTAAGTGCCTCGGCCAATGTAAAAAAGGCCCCAATGGACTCTGCCTCCCGGGTAAAATCCGCCTCAATCACTTATCGGTCAAAGCGGTGAAAGCGATGCGTGAGTAA
- a CDS encoding nitrilase-related carbon-nitrogen hydrolase — MADASSFLVNDGTPHFGATVEASYRKLQVRTSIYDELPPKGAGIRLAIYQAQGACGDGATEQNLARLEMAVEKAKHYHAQVISFPELYLQGYTHNPETAHATAETCDGPSITRIREIAKQHKMGVIVSYGERVDREDRAYYYDSIAVIDEHGALLDSYKKCHLYGQQERDNWDIGDSDYPVHKIAGFPVGVVNCYECEFPELMRILALKGAKLIVGPTAADTYYRLPDGRMSSVPYPDVAKVQFPAHAYSNNLFFAYVNRCGYETRDGDSWHYRGNSMVCSPHGEILVAAHNEQDTLLVCDCVPAYYGRTHPAPAYHYLKDRRPELYGQLLSKEAKFIDTSTGPITEDMDLFGGEFRYE; from the coding sequence AGCTGCAAGTGCGCACGTCGATCTACGACGAGTTGCCCCCCAAGGGCGCCGGCATTCGCTTGGCGATCTATCAGGCACAGGGCGCATGCGGCGATGGCGCGACCGAGCAAAACCTCGCGCGCCTCGAAATGGCTGTCGAGAAGGCCAAGCATTATCACGCGCAGGTGATCTCCTTTCCCGAGCTTTATTTGCAGGGCTACACGCACAACCCAGAGACCGCGCACGCCACCGCCGAGACCTGTGACGGCCCGAGCATTACGCGCATTCGGGAGATCGCCAAGCAGCACAAGATGGGCGTGATCGTCAGCTACGGCGAACGCGTCGACCGCGAAGACCGCGCGTATTATTACGACAGCATCGCCGTGATCGACGAGCATGGCGCGCTGCTCGACAGTTATAAGAAGTGCCATCTTTACGGCCAGCAGGAGCGCGACAATTGGGACATCGGCGACAGCGATTATCCCGTCCACAAGATCGCGGGCTTTCCCGTGGGCGTGGTCAATTGCTACGAGTGCGAGTTCCCCGAGCTGATGCGCATTCTGGCGCTCAAGGGCGCGAAGTTAATCGTCGGCCCGACGGCGGCGGACACCTATTACCGCCTGCCCGACGGCCGCATGAGCAGCGTCCCCTACCCCGATGTGGCCAAGGTGCAATTCCCCGCCCATGCGTATTCCAACAACCTGTTTTTCGCCTACGTCAACCGCTGCGGCTACGAAACGCGCGACGGCGACAGCTGGCACTACCGCGGCAATTCCATGGTCTGCTCGCCGCATGGGGAGATCCTCGTGGCCGCACACAACGAGCAGGACACGCTCCTCGTCTGCGACTGCGTGCCCGCCTACTACGGCCGCACTCACCCCGCCCCGGCCTATCATTATTTGAAAGACCGCCGCCCCGAGCTCTACGGGCAGCTTCTGAGTAAAGAAGCGAAGTTCATCGACACTTCGACAGGGCCGATAACGGAGGACATGGATTTGTTTGGTGGCGAGTTTCGCTACGAGTAA
- a CDS encoding LysR family transcriptional regulator — protein MEMHQLRYFTAVARTGNFTRAAEQCHIAQPSLSQQIRKLEDELDEKLIMRLPGGKSRLTPAGEILLSRANRILAEAQSAVEELRDRQKVVRGAVRLGAIPTVAPFLIPDALLAFNEQHPEVELVVHEATTEQLLTQLERNELDFVIVSPPLAGGPWQTESLGSESLYLVTPEGNHHIKKRAPTLDDLREEEFILMREGHCLTGQVMKFCKMAEFRPRVRFLSAQVETLKALIRSGAGVSLLPEMALGDVSKESRLHVIAFKNPAPQREIVFASLPDFPLPLAAREFQGYLKKAFEQRTQTMSDKSDKKPEKKPKKPSEKLAATGKPALRGKRKNRN, from the coding sequence ATGGAAATGCATCAATTGCGATACTTTACGGCCGTGGCGCGGACGGGGAATTTTACCCGCGCCGCCGAGCAGTGCCACATCGCGCAGCCCTCGCTCTCGCAGCAGATTCGCAAGCTGGAGGACGAGCTGGATGAGAAATTGATCATGCGGCTGCCGGGCGGCAAATCGCGCCTGACGCCCGCGGGGGAAATCCTGCTCTCCCGCGCCAACCGCATCCTGGCCGAGGCCCAAAGCGCGGTGGAAGAATTGCGCGACCGGCAAAAAGTCGTTCGCGGGGCCGTCCGCCTGGGAGCGATCCCGACCGTGGCACCGTTCCTGATTCCCGATGCGCTGCTGGCGTTTAATGAGCAGCATCCGGAGGTCGAGCTGGTGGTCCACGAGGCGACCACGGAGCAACTGTTGACCCAACTCGAGCGCAACGAGCTGGACTTTGTCATCGTCAGCCCGCCGCTCGCTGGCGGCCCCTGGCAGACGGAAAGCCTTGGCAGCGAGTCGCTCTACCTGGTGACGCCCGAGGGCAACCACCACATCAAAAAGCGCGCGCCGACGCTCGATGATCTGCGCGAGGAGGAGTTTATCCTGATGCGCGAGGGACACTGCCTGACCGGGCAGGTCATGAAGTTTTGCAAGATGGCAGAGTTCCGTCCACGGGTGCGTTTCCTGAGCGCGCAGGTAGAGACGCTCAAGGCGCTAATCCGCTCGGGCGCAGGGGTGTCACTACTGCCCGAGATGGCCTTGGGCGATGTCTCCAAAGAAAGCAGGCTGCACGTGATCGCGTTTAAAAACCCGGCACCGCAGCGTGAGATCGTCTTCGCCTCGCTCCCGGATTTCCCCCTGCCGCTTGCGGCGCGCGAGTTTCAGGGTTATTTAAAGAAAGCCTTCGAGCAACGCACCCAAACCATGAGCGACAAATCCGACAAAAAGCCCGAGAAGAAGCCCAAGAAACCCAGCGAAAAACTCGCCGCCACCGGCAAGCCCGCCCTGCGCGGCAAGCGCAAGAATCGGAATTAA